A single region of the Leptothrix cholodnii SP-6 genome encodes:
- a CDS encoding tetratricopeptide repeat protein, which translates to MIDITLQNFESELIHGSQQQPVLLDIWAPWCGPCKQLGPVLEKLEAAYEGRFVLAKLNSDEVPEISSQLSQMFGVRSIPFCVMFSQGQPVDGFVGAIPEDKIREFLDKHVPSLESLEAEADLEEAAELAEDNPDAALAKLQEAVAIDPANDAARYDYIKLLLQMNRLAEARRAYQPVASKALHDTRLAALGAWLDAGEAAQQARPAAELDAAIAANKRDFAARFERAQVLFAQQDLTAAMDELLEILMRDKAWSEGLARKTYVAILELMTKPAPKPAAAEAKGALELTGKTAVAPADPLLDQYRRKLSMVLF; encoded by the coding sequence ATGATCGATATCACCCTCCAGAACTTCGAATCCGAACTGATCCATGGATCGCAGCAGCAGCCCGTGCTGCTCGACATCTGGGCGCCCTGGTGCGGCCCGTGCAAGCAGCTCGGCCCGGTGCTCGAAAAGCTCGAGGCCGCCTACGAAGGCCGCTTCGTGCTCGCCAAGCTCAACAGCGACGAGGTGCCCGAGATCTCGAGCCAGCTCAGCCAGATGTTCGGCGTGCGCTCGATCCCGTTCTGCGTGATGTTCTCGCAGGGCCAGCCGGTCGACGGCTTCGTCGGCGCGATCCCCGAGGACAAGATCCGCGAGTTCCTCGACAAGCACGTGCCCAGCCTCGAATCGCTCGAAGCCGAGGCCGACCTCGAAGAGGCCGCCGAACTGGCCGAGGACAACCCCGACGCCGCGCTGGCCAAGCTGCAGGAGGCGGTCGCGATCGACCCGGCCAACGACGCCGCGCGCTACGACTACATCAAGCTGCTGCTGCAGATGAACCGGCTGGCCGAGGCGCGCCGGGCCTATCAGCCGGTGGCGAGCAAGGCGCTCCACGACACCCGGCTGGCCGCGCTCGGCGCCTGGCTCGATGCCGGCGAAGCGGCGCAGCAGGCCCGCCCGGCGGCCGAGCTGGACGCCGCCATCGCCGCCAACAAGCGCGATTTCGCGGCCCGCTTCGAGCGCGCCCAGGTGCTGTTCGCGCAGCAGGACCTGACCGCCGCGATGGACGAGCTGCTCGAGATCCTGATGCGCGACAAGGCCTGGTCGGAAGGCCTGGCGCGCAAGACCTACGTGGCGATCCTCGAACTGATGACCAAGCCCGCACCCAAGCCCGCGGCGGCAGAAGCCAAGGGCGCGCTGGAACTCACCGGCAAGACCGCCGTCGCGCCGGCCGATCCGCTGCTGGATCAGTACCGCCGCAAGCTCAGCATGGTGCTGTTCTGA
- the purE gene encoding 5-(carboxyamino)imidazole ribonucleotide mutase, with the protein MGSNSDWDTMQHAAQILADFGVPFEARVVSAHRMPDDMFAYAESARGRGLQAIIAGAGGAAHLPGMLAAKTTVPVLGVPVASKHLQGVDSLHSIVQMPKGIPVATFAIGVAGAANAALFAVAQLANHDAALLEKLEAFRVRQTEVARAMKLGD; encoded by the coding sequence ATGGGTTCCAACAGCGATTGGGACACCATGCAGCATGCCGCGCAGATTCTCGCCGACTTCGGCGTGCCCTTCGAGGCGCGTGTCGTCTCGGCTCACCGCATGCCCGACGACATGTTCGCCTACGCCGAAAGCGCGCGTGGGCGCGGCCTGCAAGCCATCATCGCCGGTGCCGGCGGTGCCGCGCACCTGCCCGGCATGCTGGCCGCCAAGACCACCGTGCCGGTGCTCGGCGTGCCGGTGGCGAGCAAGCACCTGCAGGGGGTCGACTCGCTGCATTCGATCGTGCAGATGCCCAAGGGCATCCCGGTCGCGACGTTTGCGATCGGCGTCGCCGGCGCCGCCAACGCGGCCTTGTTCGCGGTGGCGCAGCTGGCCAACCACGACGCCGCGCTGCTCGAAAAGCTCGAAGCCTTCCGGGTGCGCCAGACCGAGGTCGCCCGCGCCATGAAGCTGGGGGACTGA
- a CDS encoding 5-(carboxyamino)imidazole ribonucleotide synthase — translation MTSTSHVIPTLLPGQASPAAPQRLATLGVMGGGQLGRMFVHAAQQLGFRTAVLEPDATSPAGLVAHAHVVSDYLDAAGLDRLADEADAITTEFENVPAQALRQLALRRPVAPAGDVVAVCQDRAAEKAHFAASGVPCARNHLIETEADLAAVDAALLPGILKTARLGYDGKGQRRVSDRAELAAAWRELQGVPCLLEQMLPLAQELSVIVARSATGELVHLPVQQNLHRDGILAVTVVPAPDIDAATQAEAVAAAGRIAHELAYVGVLCIEFFVLADGRLVANEMAPRPHNSGHHSVDSCDISQFELQVRTLAGLPLAEPRLHSSAVMLNLLGDLWFDAAAGADAAERTPDWRPILALPGAHLHLYGKQSARRGRKMGHLTFTAASPQAARDVALQAAALLGIEPF, via the coding sequence ATGACGTCGACCTCCCACGTCATCCCGACCCTGCTGCCCGGCCAGGCCTCGCCGGCTGCGCCGCAGCGCCTGGCCACGCTCGGCGTGATGGGCGGCGGCCAGCTCGGGCGCATGTTCGTGCACGCCGCGCAGCAGCTCGGTTTCCGCACCGCGGTGCTCGAACCTGACGCCACCAGCCCGGCCGGCCTGGTCGCCCACGCGCATGTGGTGAGCGACTACCTCGACGCCGCCGGGCTCGATCGCCTGGCCGACGAGGCCGACGCCATCACCACCGAGTTCGAGAACGTGCCCGCCCAGGCGCTGCGCCAGCTCGCCTTGCGCCGGCCGGTGGCGCCCGCGGGTGACGTGGTCGCGGTCTGCCAGGACCGCGCCGCCGAGAAGGCGCATTTCGCCGCCAGCGGCGTGCCCTGCGCGCGCAACCACCTGATCGAGACCGAAGCCGACCTGGCTGCGGTCGACGCCGCGCTGCTGCCCGGCATCCTCAAGACCGCGCGCCTCGGTTACGACGGCAAGGGCCAGCGCCGCGTGTCTGACCGCGCCGAGCTGGCCGCCGCGTGGCGCGAGCTGCAAGGCGTGCCGTGCCTGCTCGAACAGATGTTGCCGCTGGCGCAGGAGCTGAGCGTGATCGTCGCCCGCTCGGCCACCGGCGAGCTGGTGCACCTGCCGGTGCAGCAGAACCTGCACCGCGACGGCATCCTCGCCGTCACCGTCGTGCCCGCGCCCGACATCGATGCCGCGACGCAGGCCGAAGCGGTGGCCGCGGCCGGCCGCATCGCGCACGAACTGGCCTACGTGGGCGTGCTCTGCATCGAGTTCTTCGTGCTCGCCGACGGCCGGCTGGTGGCCAACGAGATGGCGCCGCGGCCGCACAACTCCGGCCATCACAGCGTCGACAGCTGCGATATCTCGCAGTTCGAGCTGCAGGTGCGCACGCTCGCCGGCCTGCCGCTGGCCGAGCCGCGCCTGCATTCGAGCGCGGTGATGCTCAATCTGCTGGGCGACCTCTGGTTCGACGCCGCCGCGGGTGCCGATGCCGCCGAGCGCACGCCCGACTGGCGGCCGATCCTGGCGCTGCCCGGCGCGCACCTGCACCTGTACGGCAAGCAGTCGGCGCGGCGGGGCCGCAAGATGGGCCACCTGACCTTCACCGCGGCCTCCCCGCAGGCCGCGCGTGATGTTGCCCTGCAGGCCGCGGCGCTGCTCGGCATCGAGCCGTTCTGA
- a CDS encoding L-threonylcarbamoyladenylate synthase: MPQRLQTRTEAETAAAVALAAQRLAAGELVAFPTETVYGLGARADDADAVVKIFAAKGRPSDHPLIVHVADAASALAFAAELPPVARRLMDAFWPGPLSLVVPRRADVAAAAAGGQSSVGLRCPAHPVAQALLRAAAAAGVPGVAAPSANRFGRVSPTRAAHVIDEFADLADLPVLDGGDCELGIESAIVDCTRGYPVLLRPGCLGAAQIEAAAGEPLRSRDEQAPRASGTLEAHYAPRAKVRLMDRQQIQTALQVLHGSLPAGKAARAAAPGLTLAVYSRGPRPASQPGVLWRTMPADAGAAAHELFGVLRELDDALVQLIWVEQPPSEPAWDGVRDRLQRASAA; this comes from the coding sequence ATGCCGCAACGCCTGCAGACCCGCACCGAAGCCGAAACCGCCGCCGCGGTGGCCTTGGCCGCGCAGCGCCTGGCCGCGGGCGAACTGGTCGCCTTTCCGACCGAAACCGTCTACGGCCTGGGCGCACGTGCCGACGACGCCGACGCGGTGGTCAAGATCTTCGCCGCCAAGGGCCGGCCGAGCGATCACCCGCTGATCGTGCACGTCGCCGACGCGGCGTCGGCGCTGGCCTTCGCGGCCGAGCTGCCGCCGGTGGCGCGCCGCCTGATGGACGCCTTCTGGCCCGGCCCGCTGAGCCTGGTCGTGCCGCGCCGTGCCGATGTGGCGGCGGCGGCGGCCGGCGGGCAATCGAGCGTCGGCCTGCGCTGCCCGGCGCATCCGGTCGCGCAGGCCTTGCTGCGCGCCGCCGCTGCGGCCGGCGTGCCGGGCGTGGCGGCACCGAGCGCCAACCGCTTCGGCCGCGTCAGCCCGACCCGCGCCGCCCACGTGATCGACGAGTTCGCCGACCTGGCCGACCTGCCGGTGCTCGACGGCGGCGACTGCGAGCTGGGCATCGAGTCGGCCATCGTCGACTGCACGCGCGGCTACCCGGTGCTGCTGCGCCCCGGTTGCCTGGGCGCCGCGCAGATCGAGGCCGCGGCCGGCGAGCCGCTGCGCTCGCGCGACGAGCAGGCGCCACGCGCATCGGGCACGCTCGAAGCCCATTACGCGCCGCGCGCCAAGGTGCGCCTGATGGATCGCCAGCAGATCCAGACCGCCCTGCAGGTGCTGCACGGCAGTTTGCCGGCCGGTAAAGCTGCCAGGGCCGCCGCGCCGGGGCTGACACTGGCGGTATATTCGCGCGGCCCGCGACCGGCCTCCCAGCCGGGCGTGCTCTGGCGCACGATGCCCGCTGATGCGGGGGCCGCGGCGCACGAGTTGTTTGGTGTGCTGCGCGAGCTCGATGACGCGCTCGTGCAGCTGATCTGGGTCGAGCAGCCGCCGTCCGAGCCCGCCTGGGACGGCGTGCGCGATCGGCTCCAGCGCGCCTCGGCGGCCTGA
- the dacB gene encoding D-alanyl-D-alanine carboxypeptidase/D-alanyl-D-alanine-endopeptidase, which produces MPALPNRFPSRPPLLGLPPGPSLRAMCGLMLLAGGTGAPSAGAQVPPAGQPGTPLPTTIRTALAQAQLPADSLYLWIAPAGGGEARLSHQAGQLAHPASLMKLVTSAAALQQLGRSFQWHTTLHLDGTPRQGVLAGSLHIKGGGDPKLVPERLWLLLRQVQQLGIDEIRGDIVLDRSAYALPEIDPAAFDGEPLKPYNVRPDALLVNYKSITLGFRPDPARGVASVSAEPALAGWTPPDSVRLSDGPCNDWRAGLQADFSSPQRWRLTGSYPLACGERNWPIAYNEPASYAARVIEAQWRALGGRLQGRVREGLVPAGLPETAAFLSPPLAEVMRDMNLHSNNQIAQQMLLALSPQLPATFEAARQPVANLLGAVGCDSAELRLDNGSGLSRDERITPRCLGRWLQWSWRQPWMPDLLGSLPLAGEGTARRAFSVAGRAHLKTGSLANVAAIAGVVHGADGQRQVVVAMLNHPQASRDGARQVLDAVLRWSVEEPTAPR; this is translated from the coding sequence ATGCCTGCCTTGCCGAACCGGTTCCCGTCTCGTCCACCGTTGCTCGGTCTGCCGCCGGGGCCGTCGCTGCGGGCCATGTGCGGCCTGATGCTGCTGGCCGGCGGCACCGGCGCACCCTCCGCAGGCGCGCAGGTGCCGCCGGCGGGCCAGCCGGGCACGCCGCTGCCCACGACGATCCGCACCGCGCTGGCGCAGGCCCAGCTGCCCGCCGACAGCCTCTACCTGTGGATCGCCCCGGCCGGCGGCGGCGAGGCGCGCCTGAGCCACCAGGCCGGGCAGCTGGCGCATCCGGCCTCGCTGATGAAGCTGGTGACCTCGGCGGCGGCGCTGCAGCAGCTCGGCCGCAGCTTTCAATGGCACACCACCCTCCACCTCGACGGCACGCCTCGGCAGGGCGTGCTGGCCGGCTCGCTCCACATCAAGGGCGGCGGCGACCCGAAACTGGTGCCCGAGCGGCTGTGGCTGCTGCTGCGCCAGGTGCAGCAGCTCGGCATCGACGAGATCCGCGGCGACATCGTGCTCGACCGCAGCGCATACGCGCTGCCCGAGATCGACCCGGCCGCCTTCGACGGCGAGCCGCTCAAGCCGTACAACGTGCGACCCGACGCGCTGCTGGTCAACTACAAGAGCATCACGCTGGGCTTTCGTCCCGATCCGGCCCGCGGTGTCGCCAGCGTCAGCGCCGAGCCGGCGCTCGCCGGCTGGACACCGCCCGACAGCGTGCGACTGAGCGACGGGCCCTGCAACGACTGGCGTGCCGGCCTGCAGGCGGATTTCAGTTCGCCGCAGCGCTGGCGCCTGACCGGCAGCTACCCGCTGGCCTGTGGCGAACGCAACTGGCCAATCGCCTACAACGAGCCCGCCAGCTACGCCGCCCGCGTGATCGAGGCGCAATGGCGCGCCCTCGGCGGGCGCCTGCAGGGCCGCGTGCGCGAGGGCCTGGTGCCGGCCGGCCTGCCCGAGACCGCCGCATTCCTGTCGCCGCCGCTGGCCGAGGTCATGCGCGACATGAACCTGCACAGCAACAACCAGATCGCCCAGCAGATGCTGCTGGCGCTGAGCCCGCAGCTGCCGGCCACGTTCGAGGCAGCACGCCAGCCCGTGGCCAACCTGCTCGGCGCGGTCGGCTGCGACAGCGCCGAGCTGCGGCTCGACAACGGCTCGGGCCTGTCGCGCGACGAACGCATCACGCCGCGCTGCCTGGGCCGCTGGCTGCAGTGGTCGTGGCGCCAGCCGTGGATGCCCGACCTGCTCGGCTCGTTGCCGCTGGCGGGCGAAGGCACGGCGCGCCGGGCGTTTTCAGTGGCCGGCCGGGCGCACCTGAAGACCGGCTCGCTGGCCAACGTGGCCGCGATCGCGGGCGTGGTGCACGGCGCGGACGGTCAGCGCCAGGTGGTGGTCGCGATGCTCAATCACCCGCAGGCCAGCCGAGACGGCGCGCGCCAGGTGCTGGATGCGGTGCTGCGCTGGAGTGTCGAGGAACCCACCGCGCCGCGATGA
- the tsaB gene encoding tRNA (adenosine(37)-N6)-threonylcarbamoyltransferase complex dimerization subunit type 1 TsaB, translating into MSSPRLLALDTATETLHLALVQGDQVLTRALPGGAQSSALLLPAVAELLAQAGWTLAQLDAVAFGRGPGAFTGLRSACSVSQGLALGLDRPLIALDTLAAVAEAAFQRGAGAQVWALLDARMGEIYAAPWRRIGPGHWAAPDDLAAGVDPAPCLYTPAALLRAIEAAPADLAGPGLDAHADALAAAPGRRLAAALPDGAALAVLARAAHARGAWIDPALALPLYVRDKVAQTTVERGLARQAAASSAA; encoded by the coding sequence ATGTCGTCGCCCCGACTGCTCGCCCTCGATACCGCCACCGAAACCCTGCACCTGGCCCTCGTGCAGGGGGATCAGGTGCTGACCCGCGCACTGCCGGGCGGGGCACAGTCGTCGGCCCTGCTGCTGCCGGCGGTGGCCGAGCTGCTGGCGCAGGCCGGCTGGACGCTCGCGCAGCTCGATGCCGTCGCCTTCGGCCGCGGGCCGGGCGCCTTCACGGGGCTGCGCAGCGCCTGCTCGGTCAGCCAGGGGCTGGCGCTCGGGCTGGATCGGCCGCTGATCGCGCTCGACACGCTGGCGGCGGTGGCCGAGGCGGCATTCCAGCGCGGCGCCGGCGCGCAGGTGTGGGCTCTGCTCGACGCCCGCATGGGCGAGATCTACGCGGCGCCCTGGCGTCGCATCGGGCCCGGCCACTGGGCGGCGCCCGACGATCTGGCCGCGGGTGTTGATCCGGCGCCGTGCCTGTACACGCCGGCCGCCCTGCTGCGGGCGATCGAGGCCGCCCCGGCCGATCTGGCCGGCCCCGGGCTCGACGCCCATGCCGATGCGCTGGCCGCCGCGCCCGGCCGCCGCTTGGCCGCGGCGCTGCCCGACGGCGCGGCGCTGGCGGTGCTGGCGCGTGCGGCGCATGCCCGCGGCGCATGGATCGATCCGGCGCTGGCGCTGCCGCTCTATGTGCGCGACAAGGTCGCGCAGACCACCGTCGAGCGCGGCCTGGCTCGCCAGGCGGCCGCGTCGTCGGCGGCGTGA
- the rimI gene encoding ribosomal protein S18-alanine N-acetyltransferase, whose translation MSARASNWPAAPILRSIGIEHLDQVMAIELQAYPFPWSRGNFVDALAAGYLAQCLQAPSGELLAYQFAMAGFEEWHLLNLTVAPAHQGQGHGLRLLDTLAQHTRATGAHFLWLEVRPSNLRARALYHRFGFEQIGLRRAYYPDTGGRREDALVLRWRAGAAEAADAVD comes from the coding sequence ATGAGCGCCCGCGCCTCGAACTGGCCCGCCGCGCCGATCCTGCGCAGCATCGGCATCGAACACCTCGACCAGGTGATGGCGATCGAGCTGCAGGCCTACCCGTTCCCGTGGAGCCGCGGCAATTTCGTCGACGCGCTGGCGGCCGGGTATCTGGCCCAGTGCCTGCAGGCGCCGAGCGGCGAGCTGCTGGCCTACCAGTTCGCGATGGCCGGGTTCGAGGAGTGGCATCTGCTGAACCTGACGGTCGCGCCGGCGCATCAGGGCCAGGGCCACGGCCTGCGCCTGCTCGACACCCTGGCGCAGCACACGCGCGCGACCGGCGCGCATTTCCTGTGGCTGGAGGTGCGGCCGAGCAACCTGCGGGCGCGCGCGCTCTATCACCGCTTCGGTTTCGAGCAGATCGGCTTGCGCCGCGCCTATTACCCCGATACCGGCGGGCGCCGCGAAGACGCGCTGGTGCTGCGCTGGCGCGCGGGTGCTGCGGAGGCTGCCGATGCCGTGGACTGA
- a CDS encoding uracil-DNA glycosylase, with product MPWTERQRAMLGEIGIRLWPSPQAGAAETPAAPPAAVPVVPVARSLAQPAPGLAVPTAANPAPSATAPPPSVVRPRVDPAPAAPAAPLARPGGLIQAAPAGAVSALDWPELQAVVEACRACGLCESRRQTVFGVGHHQAHWMLVGEAPGEQEDLQGEPFVGKAGQLLDNMLRAVGLTREQAEPARQVYIANVLKCRPPGNRNPDPQEVQRCEPFLQRQVELVRPRLILAMGRFAVQSLLKTSEPIGRLRGKSHHYHGVPVVVTYHPAYLLRNPLDKARAWEDLCLARELIQAAA from the coding sequence ATGCCGTGGACTGAACGCCAGCGGGCGATGCTCGGCGAGATCGGCATCCGGCTGTGGCCGTCGCCGCAGGCCGGGGCCGCTGAAACGCCGGCCGCGCCGCCGGCTGCCGTGCCGGTGGTGCCCGTCGCCCGATCGCTGGCCCAGCCGGCGCCGGGCTTGGCCGTGCCCACGGCGGCCAACCCTGCGCCGAGTGCGACCGCACCGCCGCCATCCGTTGTCCGTCCGCGAGTCGACCCCGCACCGGCCGCACCGGCCGCACCGCTGGCCCGGCCCGGCGGCCTGATCCAGGCTGCGCCGGCCGGCGCGGTGTCGGCGCTGGACTGGCCCGAGCTGCAGGCGGTGGTCGAGGCCTGCCGGGCCTGCGGCTTGTGCGAGAGCCGGCGCCAGACCGTGTTCGGCGTCGGCCATCACCAGGCGCACTGGATGCTGGTCGGCGAGGCGCCGGGCGAGCAGGAGGATCTGCAGGGCGAGCCCTTTGTCGGCAAGGCCGGCCAGCTGCTCGACAACATGCTGCGTGCGGTCGGCCTGACCCGCGAGCAGGCCGAGCCGGCGCGGCAGGTCTACATCGCCAACGTCCTGAAGTGCCGTCCGCCCGGTAACCGCAACCCCGATCCGCAGGAGGTGCAGCGCTGCGAGCCTTTCCTGCAACGCCAGGTCGAGCTGGTGCGCCCGCGCCTGATCCTGGCGATGGGGCGGTTCGCGGTGCAGTCGCTGCTCAAGACCTCGGAGCCGATCGGCCGCCTGCGTGGCAAGTCGCATCACTACCACGGCGTGCCGGTGGTGGTGACCTATCACCCGGCCTATCTGCTGCGCAACCCGCTCGACAAGGCGCGCGCCTGGGAAGACCTCTGCCTGGCGCGTGAGCTGATCCAGGCCGCGGCCTAG
- a CDS encoding magnesium transporter CorA family protein, with protein sequence MRAFLIDDSGCVELDAWPDQLPPGGHLWLACPRREFEVQVAQVQAALHRWTGGSLVDLHISDLLNQHLPSHYDYTSWYDLLVFRRLAAAPGSNGPPTPESTAQAMQALQAIDTHPVGFAVFDRVLLTVHPADCPVREFFAQRLTQIQPVSGGTSRLPASPADLMLRIVNHMVDGYLELRRLLSRQLDTLQNKLLGPRSRHRNWQALLESRNSLHQLEDICEDQRSAMQEWIDALDEWPPAKDSQAARERELLRVRSRDVLEHIERVLSHVRRLESSSESAMQMHFSALGQRTNDIMRTLTVLTAIFLPLNLITGIFGMNFDFLPLIHSNTGFWIAMALMASVAVGLGAFFWRKRYLGTRH encoded by the coding sequence ATGCGCGCGTTCCTGATCGACGACAGCGGCTGCGTCGAACTCGACGCCTGGCCCGACCAGCTGCCGCCGGGCGGCCACCTCTGGCTGGCCTGCCCGCGGCGCGAGTTCGAGGTCCAGGTGGCGCAGGTGCAGGCGGCGCTGCACCGCTGGACGGGCGGCAGCCTGGTCGACCTGCACATCTCCGACCTGCTCAACCAGCACCTGCCCTCGCACTACGACTACACCTCGTGGTACGACCTGCTGGTGTTCCGTCGCCTGGCCGCAGCCCCCGGCAGCAATGGCCCGCCCACGCCCGAAAGCACCGCCCAGGCGATGCAGGCGCTGCAGGCGATCGACACCCATCCGGTCGGCTTTGCGGTGTTCGACCGCGTGCTGCTGACCGTGCACCCGGCCGACTGCCCGGTGCGCGAGTTCTTCGCCCAGCGCCTGACCCAGATCCAGCCCGTCTCGGGTGGCACGAGCCGCCTGCCCGCCAGCCCGGCCGACCTGATGCTGCGCATCGTCAACCACATGGTGGACGGATACCTCGAGCTGCGCCGGCTGCTCAGCCGCCAGCTCGACACGCTGCAGAACAAGCTGCTCGGCCCGCGCAGCCGCCACCGGAACTGGCAGGCGCTGCTCGAATCGCGCAACAGCCTGCATCAGCTCGAGGACATCTGCGAAGACCAGCGCAGCGCGATGCAGGAGTGGATCGACGCGCTCGACGAGTGGCCCCCGGCCAAGGACAGCCAGGCCGCGCGCGAGCGCGAACTGCTGCGGGTGCGCTCACGCGACGTGCTCGAACACATCGAACGGGTGCTGAGCCACGTGCGGCGGCTCGAATCGTCGTCCGAAAGCGCGATGCAGATGCACTTCTCGGCGCTCGGCCAGCGCACCAACGACATCATGCGCACGCTCACCGTGCTGACCGCGATCTTCCTGCCGCTGAACCTGATCACCGGCATCTTCGGCATGAACTTCGATTTCCTGCCGCTGATCCACAGCAACACCGGCTTCTGGATCGCGATGGCGCTGATGGCCAGCGTGGCAGTCGGGCTGGGCGCCTTCTTCTGGCGCAAGCGCTACCTCGGCACGCGCCACTGA
- the hemB gene encoding porphobilinogen synthase, translated as MFAPASYPISRPRRLRRDAHTRALVREHQLQVSDLIYPVFVLEGQNLVQDVASMPGVQRRSLDQLLPVAEQCVALGIPVMALFPVLGPDGKTPDGREACNPDGLVPQVVSELKRRFPELGLMTDVALDPYTSHGQDGLIDDSGYVLNDETIDVLVKQALVQARAGVDIVAPSDMMDGRIGAIRRALEAEGLIHTRIMAYSAKYASAFYGPFRDAVGSAGNLGKSDKKVYQMDPGNSDEALREVAMDLAEGADMVMVKPGMPYLDIVRRVKDEFRVPTFAYQVSGEYAMLKAAAANGWLAHDAVMMESLLAFKRAGADGVLTYFAIEAARLLRQQP; from the coding sequence ATGTTCGCTCCAGCCAGCTATCCGATCAGCCGCCCGCGGCGCTTGCGCCGCGATGCCCACACCCGCGCGCTGGTCCGCGAGCACCAGTTGCAGGTCAGCGACCTGATCTATCCGGTCTTCGTGCTCGAGGGCCAGAACCTGGTGCAGGACGTGGCCTCGATGCCCGGCGTGCAGCGGCGCAGCCTGGATCAGCTGCTGCCGGTAGCCGAACAGTGCGTGGCCCTGGGCATCCCGGTGATGGCCTTGTTCCCGGTGCTCGGACCAGACGGCAAGACCCCGGACGGCCGCGAGGCCTGCAATCCCGACGGCCTGGTGCCCCAGGTCGTGAGCGAACTCAAGCGCCGCTTTCCGGAGCTCGGCCTGATGACCGATGTCGCGCTCGACCCGTACACCAGCCACGGCCAGGACGGCCTGATCGACGACAGCGGCTACGTGCTCAACGACGAGACCATCGACGTGCTCGTCAAGCAGGCACTGGTGCAGGCACGAGCCGGCGTCGACATCGTCGCCCCCAGCGACATGATGGACGGCCGCATCGGCGCCATCCGCCGCGCGCTCGAGGCCGAAGGCCTGATCCACACCCGCATCATGGCCTACAGCGCCAAGTACGCGAGCGCCTTCTACGGCCCGTTCCGCGACGCGGTCGGCTCGGCCGGCAACCTCGGCAAGAGCGACAAGAAGGTCTACCAGATGGATCCCGGCAACTCCGACGAAGCGCTGCGCGAGGTCGCGATGGACCTGGCCGAAGGCGCCGACATGGTGATGGTCAAGCCCGGCATGCCGTACCTCGACATCGTGCGGCGCGTGAAGGACGAGTTCCGCGTGCCGACCTTCGCCTACCAGGTCAGCGGCGAATACGCGATGCTCAAGGCCGCCGCCGCCAACGGCTGGCTGGCCCACGACGCGGTGATGATGGAAAGCCTGCTCGCCTTCAAGCGCGCCGGCGCCGACGGCGTGCTGACCTACTTCGCGATCGAAGCGGCACGCCTGCTGCGCCAGCAGCCCTGA
- a CDS encoding DUF2726 domain-containing protein produces the protein MDFSVLESTPFILVALSAIGVALLYWAWRRSHVNKASAPPAGRPRTLDAVDTVIGWPPDATRVLTVRHQRAYEVLSRALPDHLILAQVPISHFIKVPTRHSYVEWLRRVGHVCVDLMICDSASNVLAVVEVRQSERVETERARKRHLRVERVLRAAGIPLHVWNEALLPDPSAVRKAFAPDTESDERDAGPDTSPLEQPLHGSGGRLRGRVPADADDESPGSREPPRSTWFDELHATQPNSLDGADVTTHDIGHPGASAGGGLHPATRGAVPSHR, from the coding sequence ATGGATTTCTCGGTTCTGGAATCAACACCCTTCATTCTGGTCGCGCTGTCGGCCATCGGCGTCGCCTTGCTCTATTGGGCATGGCGACGCAGCCACGTGAACAAGGCTTCCGCGCCACCGGCCGGCCGGCCACGGACCCTGGATGCCGTCGACACGGTCATCGGCTGGCCGCCCGATGCCACCCGTGTGCTGACCGTGCGCCACCAGCGCGCTTACGAAGTCCTGAGCCGCGCCCTGCCGGATCACCTGATCCTGGCGCAGGTGCCGATCTCGCACTTCATCAAGGTACCGACACGCCACTCGTATGTCGAGTGGCTGCGCCGTGTCGGACATGTGTGTGTCGACCTGATGATCTGCGACTCGGCCTCCAATGTGCTGGCGGTGGTGGAAGTTCGACAGTCCGAGCGCGTCGAGACCGAGCGGGCACGCAAGCGTCACCTGCGGGTCGAGCGCGTGCTGCGGGCAGCGGGGATTCCCTTGCACGTCTGGAACGAGGCGCTGCTGCCGGATCCTTCAGCCGTCCGCAAGGCCTTCGCTCCCGACACCGAGTCGGACGAGCGCGACGCCGGGCCCGATACCAGCCCGCTGGAGCAGCCGCTCCACGGCTCGGGGGGGCGTCTGCGCGGCCGGGTTCCCGCTGACGCCGACGACGAGTCGCCCGGTTCCAGGGAGCCGCCGCGCAGCACCTGGTTCGACGAACTGCACGCCACCCAGCCGAACTCGCTCGATGGTGCTGACGTGACCACCCACGACATCGGTCATCCTGGCGCATCGGCAGGCGGCGGACTGCACCCGGCCACGCGGGGCGCCGTTCCGAGCCATCGATAG